The region TCAAAGTTTTGTATCacattcatcaatgtgttgatgttGATAATTTTGAGAAGGTTGATGATTGTACGTCCTTAAAGCAAGCTTGGGGAATCTTGGAGAAATGTTATGAAGGAGTTGATAAGGCAAAGGTGGTGAGGTTATAAACTCACAAAAGGTAGTGGTTTCTATTAAAGAGTCAAAGGATATTTCAACCATTAGAAAAGAAGTGTTTCAAAATTCTCTTTAGGCTCATGAGCAGAGATTGGACGAGAGGAATATTGAAAAGAAAGTGAAGGTAAAAGGGTGCATGAATAGAGGTAGAGGAAACTACCATAACAATGGTGGAAGGGACTCCAAAAATTCCGATAATTCAATGTTCCAAAAAGGTTAAAACACTTGCAACAAATATGGAGGATCCAACAATTACAATGGTGAAAACAATATAGGAAAAGGAGAAAGATGAAAAAATGACAAGAGTAACGTCCAATGCTACAATTTCCAAAAGCTTAAAATTTTTACTCGCGAATGTCATGCCAACAAGAATGATCCATAAGAAACTGAAGAAAATTTTGCAAGGCAAGAAGATGTTGATATCACATTGTTAATGGTGAATGATGAAGCAGAAAACAGTGCAGGAAAATGCATCCAAACTCGGGTTCAATCACTTGAAAACGTAATGGTGACTATGCTAGTAGATGCGTAATGCATCGATCAGTGGTACCTTGATTCTCATTGTTCAACACACATGATGAGAATGAATGGTTggtttgttaaaatcaatccaaCAAGTAGTTGTTGTAACAGTTCACCTACATCCAATGCCTTTCTACTTTATGAATCAATTTGTGTATTGTGTAATTTGGTAAACAAAACAAGCTTGACCTCACTTAAGGGATTGAACTCGAAAAGATCCCATGACATATTGTCTAAAAATTATGAGTTTGAAACATGTTTGACATATAAAGTCGAAATTAAAAGAACTTAAAAGAAAACAACTTTTAAATGcagtaaatgacttaaaagtaaagaAATTGATTCATAAATAAATTTGTACTATTCATGGAGAACTAATTCTTGAGGCAAATCCTGCTGATTACGGGTTCCACCGCTTTGAGATTATTTTAATTCCAATTAAATTTCGATTTCTATTCAATTATTCCTATGTATTTGTTTGTTTGATTCGATTGCTTTTGTTTGCTTAACTTGATTGCTACTCATAGGATAAAATTGATTAAATTCGATTGTATGCATGTTCCTAATTTTAATTACGTGTCAACTTAGCTTATATGTTAGTTTCCCCTACTCTTTAAACTGTCATGTTTAATACGGTAAACAGGAACATAATTCACATGATATTGATAGTGATTGTCTAATTGATTTCATATTCGAATAGAATCGAAGTCGCTTAGGGGATTGGATTTACAATAGCCAGTGATAAGTCAGAACCCAAATCAGTATGATTAGCCGTTATTTTAGGATTAGCCGAAATAATCAAATATTTTTTTACTATTATTTTGTTCGAACTAAACCTTAAAACCCCAATCGTTTTCAGTTGCTAAAATTCAATacaagagtccttgtgatacgacTCTCGAATGTCTCTTCCCTAAACTACAACTTTTATTTACTCGTTTTTGACTCATGTGTGACAACAAAACAAATTGGCGTTGTTGTCGAAGACTCCTGTCAAATTTTATGATTATTAGAGTCTTAGGTGTTTGTCCTTGCGTTTTGGCCCCTCCTTTCTTGTATTTTTGGCCAACTCGCGCGTATCCGTCAAACCCGATCCGAAAACTCTGTTTCAGAAAAATCTTCCCGGAATTGAAATTTTTCCATCCCTATTTAGTATAAACAAATCAGGAGTCAAAATCTCTCACTCTTGAAAAGAGTTATGGGACACCACCCTCAAAACCCCAAATTcatcatttttctattttttatgattttttcttctattttcttaGTTTCAGAAAAATccgaaaaaattcccaaaattACTAATTGACTTAATTagaatatttttcatgattttgtATTTTTTCTTCTATTTTAATCGCTTTTGCTGCTTTTCAATTGTTTTTgcttaatagggacattgtcaGCATTTTACTAATTGTTGCTTCATTcattgctgaattagttatgtgttttctcattCTTTGTTGATTCTTATTTTGATTTTAATATGGCTGATCAAATAAATCTTAGAGAACTTGTTGTCCCTAATGAGAATTATAATGTTTTATGTATTGAAAATCTTGATGTTGTTGTACCTTTcgaattgaaatctggtttaatacactagttgccaaggtttaatggtcttgcaggtgaggatccaCATAAGTATTTTAAGTAATTCCAGGTTGTGTGCTCTACACGTTTGACACCTAAAGGAATCACAGAGGATCATATCAATCTCACAACATTCCCTTTCTCATTTCAAGGAGCTGCAAAAGATTGGTTgtattatcttgagccaaattTTGTCACAAGCTGGAATGATCTAAAAAGAGTGTTACTAGAAAGATTTTTCCCTGCCTCAAGAGTTGCTTCAATAATAAAAGATATATATGGTATTATATAGGTTTACATGGAGTCATTGGCCGAATATTGGGGGAGATAGCAGGTAGTGTTGAGTTGTCCTCAACACCAAATTTTTGCTAATTCAGTACTTTTATGAAGGTCTGCTACCTATGGACAAAAACATCTTAGATGTTGCTAGTGGAGGAGCCCTTGTTGATAAGACCCCATCTACATCTAAGACCTTAATAAAAAACATATCACTCAACTTATAACAATTCACAACCAGAAGCAACTATGTGGTTCTAACAAAAGGAGTGCATGAAATTCAAGTTTATCCTTCCAACAAGGCTTTAGAAACTAGAATTGATGAGCCTACTTCATTAGTGAGACAACTAGCAGTAGGAAAAACAGAATTTGAAATATTATGTGACATTTGTACCTCTCTTGGACACCCAATAAATACTTGTCATACCTTCAAATGAAATATTAAGTGCATTGCTCAAATTGAACTTCTCAAATGAAGTATTAAACTTTAACATCACAATTCGACACCAACTCAAAACATAACAAAAGTGTCTCATCCCCGATGTTACAAGATCAGAGCATTAAACCACTAAAATACAATAGAACGATAAATAAACGAAGGTAAGTTCCAATAAGCCATCTTCCACTCACATCAACAAAATTTTACTCTTGATTATCTAtaagatgtccatggtggacaacataAAGGAAAAAGGTTAAGAATAAACTTTGATATAAAACAACATAAAGAATGCGAGGATAGATAAACATACAACACACCGCACATTCAATACACAAACCACACCATTACAATCTCACACCTTTTTCATCATAATATATTCATATGCATGAAATGTGACTCACGACATCGACATTATGCATGTGGTATCAATCAACGGTGGTTCTTCATATGAATTGGGTTCACCCTTCTGAACCTCGAGTCCACCCTTATTGACTCGGGACATGTTACCCGTTCACCCTTCTAGACTCGTAACTTGCCTCTTTCACAACAATGACACAAATGATGTATGGCATACAATTCatgcaacaataacaacaccatGTTTATGATCCTCCTTCAAACAATAAACAACATGCAACATAGCAACAACGTAGTTCCTCCATTGAAACTACCACCACAATAAACGACGATTATATAATGTCCACATAATTAATCACCAATCATAATAACAATTCATTTTGAATCAATCACACATTCATAATATTGCACGTAAAGAAACATTATATTCATATCATTAATTAACATCAACTCCCTGAAACATTACTGGGAAAAAGTGTTACACATTAACAGAAATCCTAAATTATAACTAATACAATAACATAACACATCCAACAACTTTCAATCAAAATCAATCTTATaaaatcaaaattttcaaaatcaatttttatCAGCTCAAAACCAAATTCACGCTAAGTATTTACTAGAGTTGCAAAAGAATCATATGAAATTAATCTCAAGTTTAAGATGAAGAAGTTCTAATTTTATTTCCTTAATCCACAATAAGTTCACTTTAAAATTTAATAGAGAATGATTGAATCTTTTTAATGATTTCCAGGTGTTTACaatttttttctttcaaatttaGAATTGTTTCTAATTAGTAATGCTAATGAAATTGCAAGACCTTGAAAGTGCTTTAAATAAAGACATAAAAGAAACATCATGATTCAAATTATGGCTCACTGGAATCaatcttttaggaaataaaagacAAGATCTTTTACACCATGATTAGAATCATCCAAATATCTAAAAACTCAAATTTGAAGGCATGTTCAGAAACAATTTAGATAATCTTGCCTTGGTGAGGTTGATTAGATTAAATAACTAAAAATGAGAAGCTTAATCTTAAAACACTAATCACCAATTTTACAAACAGATTAAGATGATTAGGGTGGATAAATAAACATCCTCAATTACAGTCCTTCTTAAGCCTTCTTACTGATGCTTCTCCAAGCTACAGGTCTTCTTTAGACACCTGAAATGAAACTCTACCTACCATCTTTTCTTCAACATAGGATGCCTAAGCTTTTTCTTTCTAATGATTGAATTTGTGATCCTGTATTATCTTGTCTAGCTACTCAATTATTGTAAATTGTAACACTGTTATTTTCATAGATGTATAGTGGAACAAAAAGTCATGATTGATCGGCAAACTATGAGGAAATATGAAGTGATGAGATAAGTAGTAAATTTGAAGCTTATACAAGAAGGTATTGTTCTTCACCATTTCTATTTAGTACGAAATATTTTTATTAGAAACACAAAATTGAACATTATTTGTATATTTCCAGACTACATAGTctgtttttctttctttttattctGTCCACATTCTCAATCACAGGTCTCATTTATGTTTACATTGCATACAAAGAATGTCAAACTGATGATAAACCAAATTCTACATGTGGCCTATATGTATATGAGACTCTGACATCAATTTATACGGCATGAATTTTGGAGTTCCCGTGTTTCAGAGATCTCTAGTTACCTCGCGAATGCATCGTTCGAGCATAAATATTGGACTGTGCAGCCCAGTAGTAAAACGGTTAGTTGATGTACAGGATACATAGGTCACAACAGAAGTGCAAAAAATAGAGGTTAAATATGGTTCCATCGTTCTGGTAATTATGATCATATCCTGCTTCCTTTGTAACCCCCTCGTATGAAACACAACACCTGTAAAGATTTCTAGATCTTCTTACCATTCTTGAGATTCCGTACAGCCATAACAAGTTGTTGTCTTTCTCCCTCTACCTCTGCAAATTTCAGACTAATCTCTGAATATCTTTCTTCCATTTCTTTCAGTTCAGTTTCCATAGTTGTGTTCTTTCCCTTTAGAATTTCCACTTCTTTCAATAATTCCTTTGAAAGGCGTTCAGCATCACTGTCAGTGTTAGGAGACAAAAGTTAACTCAAGTTAGTTCTTGGATGAGAGGTGAGACATAACCATAAATCTGACATTGTGATTGTGGCCCAAAACGTTGTGTAATGTATGGATTGAGGATTCATGATTGTATGCAAAGCAACTAGGAATTCAGATGGAAAGAAATGAATCTGATTTTACCTTTCTTCGGACTTGCTAATAGAAGTGTTTACAGCATCATTTCCCTATTCATGTTACAAATATAAACAGTATAAGCTATTCTGGGACATCAATATCAAATAATTTGCGCAAAGCAATACTATAGATAAAGATTGATCAAATATTTTCTTTTAGCATATTTTATGTTTGAGACCTGCTTATTACCTTGTCATATATTAACATCACCCTCACTCGGTAAAGTTGATTTTTCTTAAGAATCACACTATGAGATGTACTAGAAAGATGTGTAGTTCAAATATTTTCTCTCCAGTATAAAAAATGTTAATATATGTGGTAGAAAGCTGTATGGACCATATATAAAGCACAAATTCCGACACAAGCACCTGACGCAACACGTGGACGTTGCTGATGTAAAAGACATGAGACACTTCTACATATATGATAGTATTTGATCTTCGCCTATCCATTTACTATTGAAAAAGTTTAAAACGATCTGACTGAATTTTATATCTTTAACCTCTTATTGGCCAATATTGCTTCGACGCATCTTTAACCCTTTTAGATGTATTTGAAATTTGTCCAAGAAATGTATAAGATGTGTCTAAAGCAAAGAAAAATCTTTTTTGGGATTGAATTGTCTGACATGTGTCATATGAGTGTCGTACAAGTGTCGAGTGTCGTACAAGTGTCATATGATTGTCGGACACTGTGACACACCTAATCCTAGAAGTGTCTATGCTTTATATCATATCATTTTGGAAACTGAACTCCTTGGATTCCAACATTATTGTTAATTTCCTTTCTTTCTATTCATGATTTAGGGACACTATATAATAAACTCATCAGAAAGATGCTACCATTTAACATGCCATTACAGGCTATAGGCAACGGCAATAAGTATGTTCTTTATATTATCTGATAAGAAGTATGGCTCCTGAGAAATTACCTTATGCATTTCTGATTTTGACTTCTTAACATTACCCTTAGCAGCCTCATTTTCTCTTGAAATCAAATTCATATGTAATGCTGCACCTCGTCCTTTGTTATTCTTGAGCTTCTTTTCCATAGCACTTAGTTCTGCTTCTTTCTTCTTAAGCTCTCCTTCTAACTGAGATACATGTTTCTTCATATTTTCTTTGTCCACTTGTTCTCTCTGCAAACTGTGTTTTATTTCATTATGCTGGATTTCAAGCATTTCAATTTTCTTTGAAAATGTAGCATCCTTTTCATCCCTGAGCCTTTGTGCATCCTCGAGTTCTTTAGTCTTTACTTCTAGCTCTCGTGACATCTGTTCTATTGTTTTTTCTTTAGAAATTATTTGTTTCAAGAGCTCTTCCACTTTCGATTCATGTTGATCTGTAATAAGCCTGAGCTCTTGATTGCATTTCTGGAGCGTTTCTTCCATAAGCTTGTTGTGGTTCCGCAATTCATCAGCTTCTGCAACTTCTTTCGCGATCATCTTCTCGTTCTCTTCAACTTTGCATGCCATTTCAATAGAAAGTGATTTATATTCCTCCTGAAGACGTTCAGATGCGACAGCATTATTGTGTCTCGTTTTTCTCAGTGATTCTTCTGCTTGTATGGCCCGTTCTTCCTGCTCGGTTATCGCACTTTGCATGGCATGGAGATCTTCTTTGTATTTATCTGCCTGAATTCTCAGTTCTTTCTCTAAAGACTTAACTTCATTTTCAAGTTCCTTGATGGAGACCAAAGATGATGAAAATTCATCTTCCTGCATCTCTATCTTTTCTTCGAGTCTCTTTACTTGGGATTCAAGTTGTTGTATCGTAACTAAAGAAGCTGAATGCTCAATTTTTAACATGATGCGTTGTGCTTCCTCTTGCTTTAATCTTGTAGAGATATCCTCATTTTCATTCTCAAGAATATCATACTCCAATGTGAGCTCTTTTAAAAGCGTGCTTAGCTCCTCGCGTTGTTTACCGCAACTCTCTATTTCACTATTCTGTTCTGCAACTTTCTGCCGCAAAACATCTAATTCTGTGTCAATATCACGCTCTTTAGCAATCTTTTGAGATTTCATTTTGGATGATAGATCCAATATTTCCTCGTTCTTTTGTTCTAGCATTTCTTCAAGGTCTGTCACAGCCAAAAGAAGTTCAGAATTTGAGTTCTGTGTTTTCAGCAGTTGCAACTGAAGATTTCCACTCGTTTCTTTTTCATAAACAAGCTCTTCCTTTAATGCCTCTAACTGAATCCTAGTATTTTCAACATCAGACTTCAAGGTTTTAGAGGTTTTGGTCTCATTGTTAACACTATTGAAGTTCTGTTGGGACCTGAGTTGCTCATATTTAGTTTTCAATGAATCTCTCTCGTCTCTGAGACCGTTGATTTGTCTCGATAAATTCTGCCCCCGACTGCTTTCTTTTTCTACCTGCTTCCGAAGCGCTTGTAACTCCAGTTCCGATAGTTCTGCCTGCCTCTTCAGAGAAGCAATTTCACTTTTGAGATCTTCAGCGGCATTGCCGGAAGCCTCCTGCAATCTTTCTCTTGGAATATTCTCTTCCGCGCTGTTTGTCCAGTCACCTAAACTTCCATCTGATGCTGAACCAATCGACCATCCTGTATTTGACCTCTTATGCACTTGATTTTGTGTTGCGTTGGTGTCAACCGGTCCTCTAGGTGGCATCGAGTTCTGTCTGAAGCTATGAGGATCATCCCATGAAGCTACCTTAGGACTGATGCCATTAGATGCATTCTGTTCAGAATACTCAGATCTACTCTTGGCCACGTTCTCATTCTATACGATAACAATAAAAAAAACTAAAGTAAGTATGATTTTATAAAGTACTCAGTAGATAAgctcaaataagtcaatccaaacaGACCATAAATATAATTGCTAGGATATATAAGTATCTTACAAGACCTTACATCATCAAGATTGTAACTTTCTTCTGTACTGCCATAGCTCAATTGATGTCTCAAACTTCCCTCATTATGAAGTCCCGCAGCTCCATTATCTTCCCCATTTCTGCAAATAAAGCATGATTGTTAGTTCAAAGGGGGAAAATTGCAATGGTTAAATTAACAGTATGTTATGGTTCATTTTCACCTTTCAGCAGCATATCCTTCAACATTCTGAATAGTTACCTGTTTCAACAACTCTAATGTGAGAAGTTACGAATTTAATAAGAAATTACTTTTAATATGTGTAAAACTTTATATATCATCAATCAATCAAAAATCACTTTTGTATGCAGATTAGTTATCATTTAACCATGACAAAACAAATAGAGACCATATTTAACTAGGGTTTAACTGAGACGACATTTTTTGAGCCCTGCGCGGTAGTCCACCTAGCCCGCCTTTTAAAGATAAATTGTGAATGATCTATTGTGTAAAAGAGATAGAGGGTACTAACATGTAAAACTACGCCTGAATTGGCAAATTTCAATGGTAGAGAAACAGTAACTGGCTCAGTTTCTGCTAAAAAATCGGCAAAATCAACAGAAGCTTCTCCCAAATAGCCGGATTTCGAAGAACCCTAGAAAGATCCATAAAAAAGATTTAGACTTTCCAACAAACATGTCCTTTAACACAAATCACAGACACAAGTTCTTACAGTTGAAACAATGAAGTGGTAGATTTTCTCATGGAGAATCCCTGATTTTGAATCCCTAACAAGTTTAACCGGTTCAAAAATTGGATTCTCCCATAAACAAGTCCCATCTTGTACAGCAGTTTTCTCTAATTTCACCGTTGTTTTCCCAACATCATCTGGTACCAAAGATACCATCAGTGCAGACTTTTTCATCTTCGGAACCTAATCAAAAATCAGATTCATTAAAAAAAACACAAGATCAGACACTGTCAGCAGACATTATCAAACAAACATTTGTAAATTTCAAACATCCTAGGAAACATgttttttttccagaaaacaatgtttttttttgtttacTTACCTGGGTTGCTTGAAAATCCAATTTGAACACAGCTTTGATCTTGTTTTTCTTGCTCCATGATTTGAACATTTTATCTGACAGATAAATATGGTGGTTACTGGTTGCAGTGTTGTGGATGCAAAAGAAGCCTTATAAGATAAACATTATTGATGGGAGGTGCAATGTTATGATTTGTGAAAATCTGAAATTAATTTTTGTGATAAAGTCTGTTAATGACTTGAATTGAAGAATGAGGTGTTACGATTTTCTGAATGCAAAAGAGTCTTGTGAAGTCAAGCCTGATTTGTtggttgattgagatgctgaaCTTGTATGATTAGCAAAG is a window of Lathyrus oleraceus cultivar Zhongwan6 chromosome 6, CAAS_Psat_ZW6_1.0, whole genome shotgun sequence DNA encoding:
- the LOC127091108 gene encoding uncharacterized protein LOC127091108; translated protein: MFKSWSKKNKIKAVFKLDFQATQVPKMKKSALMVSLVPDDVGKTTVKLEKTAVQDGTCLWENPIFEPVKLVRDSKSGILHEKIYHFIVSTGSSKSGYLGEASVDFADFLAETEPVTVSLPLKFANSGVVLHVTIQNVEGYAAERNGEDNGAAGLHNEGSLRHQLSYGSTEESYNLDDNENVAKSRSEYSEQNASNGISPKVASWDDPHSFRQNSMPPRGPVDTNATQNQVHKRSNTGWSIGSASDGSLGDWTNSAEENIPRERLQEASGNAAEDLKSEIASLKRQAELSELELQALRKQVEKESSRGQNLSRQINGLRDERDSLKTKYEQLRSQQNFNSVNNETKTSKTLKSDVENTRIQLEALKEELVYEKETSGNLQLQLLKTQNSNSELLLAVTDLEEMLEQKNEEILDLSSKMKSQKIAKERDIDTELDVLRQKVAEQNSEIESCGKQREELSTLLKELTLEYDILENENEDISTRLKQEEAQRIMLKIEHSASLVTIQQLESQVKRLEEKIEMQEDEFSSSLVSIKELENEVKSLEKELRIQADKYKEDLHAMQSAITEQEERAIQAEESLRKTRHNNAVASERLQEEYKSLSIEMACKVEENEKMIAKEVAEADELRNHNKLMEETLQKCNQELRLITDQHESKVEELLKQIISKEKTIEQMSRELEVKTKELEDAQRLRDEKDATFSKKIEMLEIQHNEIKHSLQREQVDKENMKKHVSQLEGELKKKEAELSAMEKKLKNNKGRGAALHMNLISRENEAAKGNVKKSKSEMHKGNDAVNTSISKSEESDAERLSKELLKEVEILKGKNTTMETELKEMEERYSEISLKFAEVEGERQQLVMAVRNLKNGKKI